One Candidatus Hydrogenedens sp. genomic region harbors:
- a CDS encoding glycosyltransferase family 9 protein, whose protein sequence is MMKKLIVFFGAIGDTILLAPAIQKLSKNGVIHVVGYPERMALLKQAGWIEEIYDADTIDFTSIFSTPSNKLCDFLIQFDTVYFFFQDGESLVQKAKSIGVPSSYHFSGKPPNNWKKHASTYYLQCFGFPSIKDFVLPISPKKIHNEVIIHPGSGSKEKNYPIDFFIEITEQLLNKHFKVRWCLGPAEKKLTLSRKIPTLQIEQLTQLAEYIAGASAYIGNDSGISHLAGALGVKTIVLFCSTDPKVWSPLGPRVFTFTQGNFCLEEILRIICEGV, encoded by the coding sequence ATGATGAAAAAATTAATCGTCTTTTTTGGAGCCATTGGTGACACAATATTACTTGCTCCAGCAATTCAGAAATTATCAAAAAATGGAGTTATCCATGTGGTAGGCTATCCGGAACGGATGGCTTTATTAAAACAGGCTGGCTGGATAGAAGAAATATATGATGCGGATACCATTGATTTCACTTCTATTTTTTCAACACCATCCAACAAACTATGTGATTTTCTGATACAATTTGATACCGTTTATTTCTTTTTTCAGGATGGGGAATCTTTAGTGCAAAAAGCCAAATCTATTGGTGTCCCATCTTCCTATCATTTTTCGGGTAAACCTCCCAATAACTGGAAAAAGCACGCTTCAACTTACTATCTCCAATGTTTTGGATTTCCATCTATAAAAGATTTTGTTTTACCTATTTCTCCTAAAAAGATACACAACGAAGTTATCATTCATCCGGGTAGTGGGAGCAAAGAGAAAAATTACCCAATAGATTTCTTTATAGAGATTACAGAACAATTGCTTAATAAACATTTTAAGGTTCGTTGGTGTTTAGGACCTGCAGAAAAAAAATTAACCCTATCTCGAAAAATTCCAACACTTCAAATAGAACAACTCACCCAATTGGCAGAATATATTGCAGGTGCAAGTGCCTATATAGGCAATGACAGTGGTATTTCTCATCTTGCCGGGGCATTGGGAGTAAAAACTATTGTTCTTTTTTGTTCCACAGACCCCAAGGTATGGTCTCCCCTCGGACCTCGTGTTTTTACATTTACACAGGGAAATTTTTGTTTAGAAGAGATATTAAGAATTATCTGTGAAGGCGTTTAA
- a CDS encoding HD family hydrolase, with translation MVDFCERVLHLFREIHPLDRVPRAGFLLRGVSIPESVSAHSHFLSLLALLVIEEYPGHWDGEKVLTMAIIHDLAEAKMMDMPMPITQKYFSREKLQAEQAVFDKLMESFSSKYSELHREFHEVSSPEAKLVRGLDKVQMMLKVLNYEREHQGDLTEFWNNPKNFNDYGVEVTRQLFRTICEHAGKKLPTENSS, from the coding sequence ATGGTAGATTTTTGTGAGAGAGTATTACATTTGTTTAGAGAAATACATCCTTTGGACCGTGTTCCGCGTGCAGGATTTTTATTACGAGGTGTATCTATCCCAGAATCCGTCTCTGCACATAGCCATTTTTTAAGTTTGCTGGCATTGTTAGTTATTGAAGAATACCCCGGACATTGGGATGGGGAGAAAGTTCTGACAATGGCTATAATTCATGATTTGGCGGAAGCAAAAATGATGGATATGCCCATGCCTATTACACAGAAATATTTCTCAAGGGAAAAGTTGCAAGCAGAGCAAGCAGTATTTGATAAGTTAATGGAAAGTTTTTCTTCAAAGTATTCAGAATTACATCGTGAGTTTCATGAGGTATCGTCTCCAGAAGCAAAATTAGTGAGGGGATTAGATAAAGTGCAAATGATGTTGAAGGTATTAAACTACGAGAGAGAACATCAGGGAGATTTAACAGAATTTTGGAACAATCCGAAAAATTTTAATGATTATGGCGTAGAAGTAACCCGACAACTTTTTAGAACAATATGTGAACATGCAGGTAAAAAATTGCCAACGGAGAATAGTTCATAA
- a CDS encoding GHMP kinase codes for MPKKLLYVINATAPIRICDLGGWTDTWFAEYGAVLNIGVYPYAEVQIYVYETSAEESPKIVLDVENFGERYTLHTTFTEYDKHPLLEACIDIMNLPSNLSFEVNLFSEAPAGCSTGTSASISVALLGALDMLTPGQRTAHEIASLAHRVETEKLGLQCGIQDQICASYGGICFVEMFQYPHASVSPIMLPNSIWWELERRLMLVYLGKTHSSSNVHKQVITRLEQPNSDKSVLDILRNSAHIGKDALLEGDFNSFARAMIQNTEGQMALHPALVSNTAQEVIYLAKQHGAIGWKVNGAGGEGGSLTLLFDEHNKNKRNFKKALAEFNPQLQIIPIYLSRMGLRRWFH; via the coding sequence ATGCCTAAAAAACTTCTTTATGTGATTAATGCTACGGCCCCTATCCGTATATGCGATTTAGGAGGTTGGACGGATACCTGGTTCGCTGAATATGGAGCGGTTCTTAACATAGGAGTTTATCCCTATGCAGAGGTGCAGATTTATGTATATGAAACCTCTGCGGAAGAAAGCCCTAAAATAGTGCTGGATGTTGAGAATTTTGGAGAACGATATACGCTTCATACAACCTTTACGGAATATGATAAGCATCCTTTGCTGGAAGCATGTATTGATATTATGAATTTACCTTCGAATCTATCTTTCGAGGTAAACCTTTTTTCTGAGGCACCTGCAGGATGTTCAACGGGCACATCGGCATCTATCAGTGTTGCTTTGTTGGGGGCTCTTGATATGTTGACACCGGGACAACGCACCGCCCATGAGATTGCAAGTCTTGCACACCGTGTTGAAACAGAAAAATTAGGGTTGCAATGTGGAATACAAGACCAGATTTGTGCCAGTTATGGGGGGATTTGTTTTGTTGAAATGTTTCAGTATCCACATGCTTCTGTTTCACCTATTATGTTACCTAATTCTATATGGTGGGAATTAGAGCGTCGGCTCATGTTGGTTTACCTTGGTAAAACCCATTCTTCCAGTAATGTTCATAAACAGGTTATAACGCGATTGGAACAACCCAACAGTGATAAAAGTGTTCTGGATATATTAAGGAACTCTGCTCATATAGGTAAAGACGCTTTATTAGAAGGTGATTTCAATTCTTTTGCAAGGGCTATGATACAAAATACAGAAGGGCAGATGGCTCTACATCCAGCATTAGTATCGAATACAGCCCAGGAAGTTATTTATTTAGCCAAACAACACGGTGCTATAGGCTGGAAAGTAAATGGGGCCGGTGGAGAAGGAGGGTCTTTGACATTACTCTTTGATGAACACAATAAAAATAAGAGGAATTTTAAAAAGGCATTAGCGGAATTTAATCCTCAATTACAAATCATTCCTATTTATCTTTCTCGCATGGGCTTGAGAAGGTGGTTTCACTAA
- a CDS encoding TIM barrel protein — MVTKKINSDSNKLKAVYRFSFGPWNIDEGADPFGPTVREPEPLAKKMKVARQLGFDGMQFHDDDAVPDLDEKSSAEIEKEAKKVKKMLDNEGLVAEFVAPRLWFSPKTIDGAYTSNDPTCRKYAIERTKKAIDIMNILGTHNMVLWLAREGTYIRESKNVRLAVLQIRDAINEILAYDKNVIILIEPKPNEPVDSAIIPTIGHAIGLSYITNDPARVCCLVETAHSVLAGLDPADDMAYALAHNKLKSVHLNDQGGLKFDQDKSFGSYNLRRAFNQVRVLEEYGYGRNGEWIGLDVKTMRTQKQAVNTKHLRNSLATFKLLVEKVRAMDTKLVSKLIAERDYEELDRYILCNLMGVKYS, encoded by the coding sequence ATGGTTACAAAGAAAATTAATTCAGACAGCAACAAACTTAAAGCCGTATATCGTTTTTCTTTCGGTCCATGGAATATTGATGAAGGAGCAGACCCTTTTGGACCTACGGTTCGCGAGCCAGAGCCATTAGCGAAAAAAATGAAAGTAGCCAGGCAGTTGGGATTTGATGGAATGCAATTTCATGATGATGACGCTGTTCCTGATCTGGATGAAAAATCCAGTGCAGAAATAGAGAAAGAAGCAAAGAAAGTGAAGAAAATGTTAGATAATGAAGGACTGGTTGCTGAGTTTGTTGCACCGCGTTTATGGTTCTCACCGAAAACAATAGATGGTGCCTATACCAGTAATGACCCGACATGCCGTAAATACGCTATTGAAAGAACAAAAAAGGCTATTGATATTATGAATATTTTAGGCACACATAATATGGTATTATGGTTAGCAAGGGAAGGCACATATATTCGTGAGAGTAAAAATGTTCGCTTAGCTGTGCTTCAAATTCGTGATGCTATAAATGAAATATTAGCGTATGATAAAAATGTTATTATCCTTATTGAGCCCAAACCCAATGAACCTGTTGATAGTGCTATTATTCCAACTATTGGACATGCTATTGGTTTGTCTTATATCACAAATGACCCGGCTCGTGTTTGTTGTCTGGTAGAAACAGCACATTCTGTTCTCGCTGGATTAGACCCTGCCGATGATATGGCGTATGCACTGGCTCATAATAAACTAAAAAGTGTCCATCTGAACGACCAAGGTGGCTTAAAATTCGACCAAGATAAATCTTTTGGCTCTTACAATCTCCGAAGAGCCTTTAATCAGGTTCGGGTTTTAGAAGAATATGGCTACGGTAGAAATGGGGAATGGATAGGACTCGATGTAAAAACGATGAGAACACAAAAACAAGCAGTGAATACAAAGCACTTGAGAAATAGTCTGGCTACTTTTAAGTTATTAGTTGAAAAAGTTAGAGCCATGGATACTAAATTAGTATCAAAATTGATTGCGGAACGAGATTATGAAGAGTTAGACCGCTATATACTTTGCAACCTAATGGGTGTAAAATACAGTTAA
- the murB gene encoding UDP-N-acetylmuramate dehydrogenase, giving the protein MTQKKSDYKSKLLSFSFCHSEYILAPHTYYKIGGPADFALIPKNEVELEQSYQVLQQISLPYFILGGGTNVLISDKGFRGVVLITSYHKEFKPLGNDRYFISGGVELDWVVREVLLKNNYEGVGALTGIPGTIGGALFMNAGTVNGCICEWTEKVFLLSSEGKKEVVIKPELYGYRSQRFCSMYELICGAIFHFQKSDKNQQSVYEHYMNRRKEKQPQGYCCGSVFKNPAGYHAGKLIEECGLKGIRKGGAVISPIHANFIINENNATFDDVLSLIRLIREKVYEKFNIKLEEEVRILFEDGCLQTCKHYKNQEG; this is encoded by the coding sequence ATGACACAAAAAAAATCTGATTACAAATCAAAGTTATTGTCCTTTTCTTTTTGCCATTCAGAATATATATTGGCTCCACATACCTATTATAAAATAGGAGGTCCTGCAGATTTTGCACTTATTCCTAAAAATGAAGTGGAATTGGAACAATCTTATCAAGTTCTCCAACAAATTTCCCTCCCCTATTTTATTTTAGGAGGAGGAACGAATGTTTTAATTTCGGATAAAGGCTTTCGTGGGGTGGTTCTTATCACATCTTATCATAAGGAATTTAAACCTTTAGGAAATGACCGTTATTTTATCAGCGGAGGAGTAGAACTGGATTGGGTAGTAAGAGAGGTATTACTAAAAAATAATTATGAAGGGGTTGGTGCTTTAACGGGTATTCCCGGGACTATAGGCGGTGCTTTGTTTATGAATGCAGGCACTGTAAATGGTTGTATTTGTGAATGGACAGAAAAAGTTTTTCTACTGTCATCAGAAGGGAAAAAAGAGGTGGTAATAAAGCCGGAATTATATGGTTATCGTTCTCAGAGATTCTGTTCCATGTATGAGTTAATATGCGGTGCTATTTTTCATTTTCAAAAATCAGACAAGAACCAACAATCGGTTTATGAGCACTATATGAATCGCAGGAAAGAAAAACAACCTCAGGGGTATTGTTGTGGCAGTGTATTTAAAAATCCTGCGGGTTATCATGCTGGTAAATTAATTGAAGAATGTGGATTGAAAGGTATCCGAAAAGGGGGAGCCGTTATAAGCCCCATTCATGCAAATTTTATTATCAATGAAAATAACGCTACTTTTGATGATGTTTTATCTTTAATTCGTCTTATCCGAGAAAAAGTATATGAAAAATTTAATATAAAATTGGAGGAAGAAGTTCGTATTCTTTTTGAAGATGGTTGTCTCCAAACCTGTAAGCACTACAAAAATCAAGAAGGGTAA